Sequence from the Rhodanobacter sp. genome:
ACCGCGCGCTGCAGCACGCGCTGGAAACCCAGCGTGGGCTGGGTGTCGCGCTCGTCGCCGTGCGGCAGCACCGGCACGGTCTCGGCGATGATCTTCTCAAGCTCATGGGTGAGCCGCGGAAGATCCACCCCGCAGGCGCGCAGCGCCCCCAGCGCGGACTGGTTAGCGGTGAGTGCGAGCAGCAGGTGCTCCACGGTCATGTACTCGTGGCGCTGCTCGCGGGCCTGCTTGTAGCACTGGCCGATGGTGACTTCGAGATCCTTGCTGAACATCCGGACCGTCTCCGTTGCAATGGCTGGGCGGTGTAACCGCGTCGGCTACGAAATGGGGTCGCTCAGAGCTTTTCCATAGTGCACAACAGTGGGTGTTGATGCGAGCGTGAATATTCGTTGACCTGGGTGACCTTGGTCTCGGCCACCTCGCGGGTGAACACGCCGCATACCCCCTTGCCGCGGGTATGCACGTGGAGCATCACCTGCACCGCCCGCTCCTGATCCAGCCCGAAAAAACTGCGCAGCACCTCGACCACGAAATCCATCGGCGTGAAATCGTCGTTGAGCAGCACCACCTGGAACAACGGCGGCCGCGCCACCTCGGGCTTGGCGGCACGCACCGCCAGGCCGTGGCCGCTTTCGTGTTCGTTTTCCTGTTCGTTGGCCATGATCGCGATGTGGGTTCGACGGTTGCGAGTATACGCCGCGCCACCTGCCGGCCCGCGACGACCGCACGAGGATGTAGTGGCACAATGACGCCTTTTCCAGCCCCCTCCCCCATGCCGCCTGTACCCGCCAACGACGCCATCTGGCGCCCGCACGTCACCGTGGCCTGCGTGGTCGCCGATGGCGCGCGCTACCTGATGGTCGAGGAAGAAGTGAACGGCCGGCTGGCCTACAACCAGCCCGCCGGCCACCTCGAAGACCGCGAACGGCTGGTCGATGCGGCCGTGCGCGAAACGCTGGAGGAAACCGGCTGGACGGTGCAACCCACGCACCTGATCGGCGTGCACCAGTGGCGCAGCACCGAACACGGCGACGGCGTGATCCGCTTCAGTTTTGCCGCCCGCCCCGTCAGCCACGATCCTGCGCGTCCGCTGGATACCGGCATCCGCCGCGCGCTGTGGCTGGACCACGCCGAAATCGCCGCACTGGGCGAGCGCCTGCGCAGCCCGCTGGTGCTGGCCAGCATCGACGCCTGGCTGGCCGGCGCCCGCTTCCCGCTGGATACGCTGCACGCTTGGCCGCAAGGCGCCGGGCCATGAGGGTGATGCTGGGCATTTCCGGCGGCGTCGACTCCTCGGTGGCGGCGCTGCTGCTCAAGCAGGCGGGCCATGCGGTCGATGGCATGTTCATGCAGAACTGGGAAGAGGACGACCGCTCCGGCCCCTGCACCGCCGACGCCGACCGCAAGGACGCCGTGGCGGTGTGCGGCCGGCTGGGCATTCCTTTCCACGCACGCAACTTCGCCGCCGAGTACTGGGACGGCGTGTTCGAACACTTCCTCGCCGAATACCGTGCCGGCCGCACGCCCAACCCGGACGTGCTGTGCAACCGCGAGATCAAGTTCAAGACCTTCCTGCACGAGGCGCAGGCGCTGGGCGCGGAGAAGATCGCCACCGGCCATTACGCCCGCGTGGCCTGCGTCGACGGCGAACACCGCCTGCTGCGCGCGGTGGACGCGGCCAAGGACCAGACCTACTTCCTGCACGCGCTGGGACAGGCGCAGCTCGCCGCCACGCTGTTCCCGATAGGCGAGATCGAGAAGTCGCGGGTGCGCGAAATGGCGCTGGCCGCCGACCTGCCCACCCACGCGAAGAAGGACTCCACCGGCATCTGCTTCATCGGCGAGCGCGACTTCCGCGGTTTCCTCGCGCAATACATCCCCGCCCGGCCGGGCGAGATGCGCACGCCCGACGGCGAGCTGATCGGCGAGCACCAGGGCGCGATGTACTACACGCTGGGCCAGCGCAACGGCCTGGGCATCGGCGGCCGTCACGGCGCCAGCGGCGAGCCGTGGTACGTGGTGGGCAAGGACGTGCCGGCCAACGTGCTCTACGTGGCGCAGGGCAACGCCAATCGCTGGCTGGATTCGCGCACCTTGCGCAGCGAAGCGCCGACCTGGGTGGCCGGCCGTGCGCCGGCGGAACGCTTCCGCTGCACCGCCAAGACCCGTTACCGCCAGACCGACCAGGCCTGCGAGGTACGCATGCTGGACGACGGCCTCGAAGTCCGCTTCGACACACCGCAGCGCGCAGTGACACCCGGCCAGTCGGTGGTGCTCTACGACGGCGAAGCCTGCCTCGGCGGCGCGGTGATCGCCGCCACCGACGCGCCCTTCGGCGGCCTGCCCCACATCCATAACGAGAATTGACAGTGCTTGACGCTTTTGCAATGAACGAAGAACGCGTGCTGGCCCTGGCCGGCCTTTACCAGGCCTGCGCGCTGGCGCAGCAGCTGGCCAACCAGGGCCGCTGCGACGAAAGCGCGATGGAAGCCGGCATCGCCAGCGTGTTCCGCATCGACGCACCGTCGGTGGTCGGCGTGTTCGGCAACGTCGCCAACATGCGGCTGGGCCTGCGGACGCTGGTGTCCCAGCTCGACGAGAGCAGCGACGACATGTCGGTCACCCGCATGGCGATGACCGTGATGCGGCTGGAGCGCAGCCTGTCCCGACGCCCGGACCTGCTGGACCGCCTGCAGCAGGGCATCCGTGCCGCGCAGCGGCAGGCCGAGCATTTCGGCCAGGGTTCGAGCCAGGTCACCGCACGGCTGGCCGAACTCTACGCATCCACGCTTTCCATCCTGCGCCCGCGCGTGATGGTCAACGGCAACCCGCAACACCTGCAGCAGGCCGCCGTGGTCGAGAGAGTACGCAGCAACCTGCTCGCGGCGGTGCGCTCGGCGGTGCTGTGGCGCCAGCTCGGCGGCCGCCAGTGGCAGCTGCTGCTGTTCCGCAAGCAATGCAGCATGCTGGCGCGCGGATTGCTCACGGGCTCCACGCTGGACGGTCGCTAACCCGCCAGTTTCAGCCCTGGCAACTGTTTCGCCAGGGCGCGCAGCAGTTTGGCGAAAGCGGCAAGGTCGGCACCCCACGGCGTGGCTTCGCGCCAGTACAGGGCGATCTCGCGCCCCTGTGCCTGACCCTTGATTTTCGCCAGCACGATGTCGGGCTTGGACGCCATGCGTTCGTGCGCCAGCGCGGGCACCAAGGCGTAACCGCCGCGCAGGCTGACCAGCGCGGCGAGGCTTTCCAGGCTCACGTCCTGCACGTGGCCGTCGCCATCGGCGTGGCTTTCGGCCATCAGGATCGCATCGGCCTTTTCCAGCTGCTCCATCGCCACGCTGCGCCGGCCGGCCAGCGGGTGATCGGCACGCAGCATCGCCTCCCACGGCTCGAAGAACAGCGGCTGCATCGCAATGCCGCTGGCCAGCGGCGCGAGCGGCGCCAGCACGGCATCCAGCTCCGCCTCGTGCAGGCGGCGCAGCAGGCCGCGCGGCTTGCCCTCGGAAATGCCCAGCCGCACGCCGGGGAAATGCTGCGGGAACGGCGCGATCAGGTGCGGCAGCAGGTACGGCCCTAGCGAAGCCGGCAGCC
This genomic interval carries:
- the clpS gene encoding ATP-dependent Clp protease adapter ClpS — its product is MANEQENEHESGHGLAVRAAKPEVARPPLFQVVLLNDDFTPMDFVVEVLRSFFGLDQERAVQVMLHVHTRGKGVCGVFTREVAETKVTQVNEYSRSHQHPLLCTMEKL
- a CDS encoding NUDIX hydrolase, with protein sequence MPPVPANDAIWRPHVTVACVVADGARYLMVEEEVNGRLAYNQPAGHLEDRERLVDAAVRETLEETGWTVQPTHLIGVHQWRSTEHGDGVIRFSFAARPVSHDPARPLDTGIRRALWLDHAEIAALGERLRSPLVLASIDAWLAGARFPLDTLHAWPQGAGP
- the mnmA gene encoding tRNA 2-thiouridine(34) synthase MnmA: MRVMLGISGGVDSSVAALLLKQAGHAVDGMFMQNWEEDDRSGPCTADADRKDAVAVCGRLGIPFHARNFAAEYWDGVFEHFLAEYRAGRTPNPDVLCNREIKFKTFLHEAQALGAEKIATGHYARVACVDGEHRLLRAVDAAKDQTYFLHALGQAQLAATLFPIGEIEKSRVREMALAADLPTHAKKDSTGICFIGERDFRGFLAQYIPARPGEMRTPDGELIGEHQGAMYYTLGQRNGLGIGGRHGASGEPWYVVGKDVPANVLYVAQGNANRWLDSRTLRSEAPTWVAGRAPAERFRCTAKTRYRQTDQACEVRMLDDGLEVRFDTPQRAVTPGQSVVLYDGEACLGGAVIAATDAPFGGLPHIHNEN
- the hflD gene encoding high frequency lysogenization protein HflD, with protein sequence MNEERVLALAGLYQACALAQQLANQGRCDESAMEAGIASVFRIDAPSVVGVFGNVANMRLGLRTLVSQLDESSDDMSVTRMAMTVMRLERSLSRRPDLLDRLQQGIRAAQRQAEHFGQGSSQVTARLAELYASTLSILRPRVMVNGNPQHLQQAAVVERVRSNLLAAVRSAVLWRQLGGRQWQLLLFRKQCSMLARGLLTGSTLDGR
- a CDS encoding LysR substrate-binding domain-containing protein, which produces MISTHISAISLRDLMMVQAVHRHGSFNSAARAMHISPSGLSHQVQKVEQALGAPLFERGGRKVVPTAGGRRLLERIDAVIAAAESLQQTARAGAVAFGGELRLGLPASLGPYLLPHLIAPFPQHFPGVRLGISEGKPRGLLRRLHEAELDAVLAPLAPLASGIAMQPLFFEPWEAMLRADHPLAGRRSVAMEQLEKADAILMAESHADGDGHVQDVSLESLAALVSLRGGYALVPALAHERMASKPDIVLAKIKGQAQGREIALYWREATPWGADLAAFAKLLRALAKQLPGLKLAG